The proteins below come from a single Pseudomonas chlororaphis genomic window:
- a CDS encoding membrane protein, which yields METLTILKVAHVIATVLLLAGVLGLAIWVWRTRRNGDATAAARTLQRPRLFVWLVMGLSLASLPFTGWWMVHQVGWPLGQTWLLASSVLYTLAALAGFWLVVRLNKMRKAPGGSGKFTFALALFSVVCFIAIAGLMGAKPV from the coding sequence ATGGAAACCTTGACCATCCTGAAAGTCGCTCACGTCATTGCCACGGTACTGCTGCTGGCAGGCGTCCTGGGCCTGGCTATCTGGGTCTGGCGGACACGCCGTAACGGCGATGCCACGGCTGCGGCGCGCACGCTGCAACGCCCTCGACTGTTTGTCTGGCTGGTGATGGGCCTGTCCCTGGCGAGCCTGCCGTTTACCGGCTGGTGGATGGTGCATCAGGTCGGCTGGCCACTGGGGCAGACCTGGCTGCTGGCTTCCAGCGTGCTCTACACCCTGGCGGCGCTGGCGGGGTTCTGGTTGGTGGTGCGGCTGAACAAAATGCGCAAGGCGCCGGGAGGTAGCGGGAAGTTTACCTTTGCCTTGGCGCTGTTCAGTGTTGTCTGCTTTATCGCCATTGCGGGGTTGATGGGGGCCAAGCCGGTTTAA
- a CDS encoding phosphoserine phosphatase, which translates to MRLALFDLDNTLLGGDSDHAWGDYLCERGFLDAVSYKARNDAFYQDYLAGKLDNAEYLNFCLEILGRTEMDVLAQWHLDYMRDCIEPIVLPQALDLLKKHRDAGDKLVIITATNRFVTAPIAERLGVETLIATECEMVDGRYSGRSTDIPCFREGKVTRLNRWLEETGHSLEDSYFYSDSMNDLPLLEAVTHPVAVDPDPNLRAEAQKRGWPVISLRG; encoded by the coding sequence ATGCGGCTGGCTTTATTCGACTTGGACAACACCTTGCTGGGCGGCGACAGCGACCACGCGTGGGGCGATTACCTGTGTGAGCGCGGCTTTCTCGACGCCGTCTCCTACAAGGCGCGCAACGACGCGTTCTACCAGGATTACCTGGCCGGCAAGCTGGACAACGCCGAGTACCTGAATTTTTGCCTGGAAATCCTCGGCCGTACCGAGATGGACGTGCTGGCCCAGTGGCATCTGGACTACATGCGCGATTGCATCGAGCCGATCGTGTTGCCCCAGGCCCTCGACCTGTTGAAAAAACACCGCGATGCCGGCGACAAGCTGGTGATCATCACCGCCACCAACCGTTTCGTCACCGCCCCGATTGCCGAGCGCCTGGGGGTCGAGACCCTGATCGCCACCGAATGCGAGATGGTCGACGGGCGCTACAGCGGCCGCAGCACCGACATCCCGTGCTTTCGCGAAGGCAAGGTGACCCGGCTGAACCGCTGGCTGGAAGAAACCGGGCATTCGCTTGAGGACAGCTATTTCTACAGCGACTCGATGAATGACTTGCCGTTGCTGGAGGCGGTGACGCACCCGGTGGCCGTGGACCCGGACCCGAACTTGCGGGCCGAGGCGCAGAAGCGGGGCTGGCCGGTAATCAGCCTGCGCGGCTGA